Proteins encoded in a region of the Zunongwangia endophytica genome:
- a CDS encoding L-rhamnose/proton symporter RhaT: MSVVGGIAFHAVGAAFAALCYTPQKKVVNWSWQTYWLAQAFICWFLLPILVAWITIPELLQVLQEAPKDAMWKAFALGLAYGIGGTAFGLAIKYIGFSLTYAISIGLSCVIGTLLPPLVKGELGEVLSQSGSQWIIMGMLSGILGIAFCGVAGRFKEIDLSRINGNKGTTFSVAKGLPLCILAGVLSALYGFAIDQGEPIADIAFEHGAGTFQTNVVYIFSNTGAFITTAVYCIFLHNKNKTWREYRLSKSPQLNLNYILAAITGFLWYSQFFFYGLGHVRMGQYKFTSWAIHMIMLVLFSMVAGLALKEWTHARKKTIFVLALAILVLLFAVFSLTVGNSNAT, translated from the coding sequence ATGAGTGTAGTAGGAGGAATAGCCTTTCATGCCGTAGGAGCTGCTTTTGCAGCCTTATGCTATACACCACAGAAGAAAGTTGTTAATTGGTCATGGCAAACATATTGGTTAGCACAGGCTTTTATTTGTTGGTTCCTACTTCCAATTTTGGTTGCTTGGATAACAATTCCAGAATTACTACAAGTATTGCAGGAAGCACCTAAAGATGCTATGTGGAAAGCCTTTGCACTGGGATTAGCATACGGCATTGGAGGTACCGCATTTGGATTAGCAATAAAATACATTGGTTTTTCACTTACTTACGCAATCTCCATAGGGCTTTCTTGTGTGATTGGAACTTTGTTACCGCCATTAGTGAAGGGAGAACTGGGAGAGGTTCTGTCCCAATCAGGTTCCCAATGGATTATTATGGGAATGCTTTCGGGAATATTAGGAATTGCATTTTGTGGTGTTGCTGGTAGATTCAAAGAAATAGACCTTTCAAGAATTAATGGAAATAAAGGCACAACATTTTCAGTGGCGAAGGGTTTACCATTATGTATTCTTGCAGGAGTTTTATCTGCTCTTTATGGCTTTGCAATAGATCAGGGTGAACCTATAGCAGATATAGCCTTTGAGCATGGTGCGGGAACTTTTCAGACTAATGTAGTTTACATATTTTCTAATACAGGTGCTTTTATCACAACCGCGGTATATTGTATTTTTTTGCATAATAAAAACAAAACTTGGAGAGAGTATCGGCTTTCAAAATCACCACAATTAAACCTCAATTATATTTTAGCAGCTATTACCGGTTTTTTGTGGTATTCTCAATTCTTTTTTTATGGACTAGGTCATGTTAGGATGGGACAATATAAATTTACTAGTTGGGCTATACACATGATTATGCTTGTATTGTTTAGTATGGTTGCAGGGCTTGCTTTAAAAGAATGGACGCATGCTAGAAAGAAAACTATTTTTGTTTTAGCGTTGGCTATTTTGGTGCTATTATTCGCAGTATTTTCATTAACTGTAGGAAATTCAAACGCGACATGA
- a CDS encoding amidohydrolase family protein: protein MNIIDTHIHIWDLQKAEYKWLKGDASILNQTYSLEQLEIERFKTNVKYGVLVQAANNFEDTDWMLKVAEDTDWIKGVVGWLPLDNPEKCRRSLEDIYLHNSFFKGVRHLIHNENDPEWLLQNKVIESLKILAKYGLPFDIVGVIPKHIEVAMKVSKKVPKLKMVFDHLNQPPIQDQLKFGAWGILMKEAAKNPQFHMKISGLGTTSGKLNTWSKTDISDYIEFIIDHFSINRCMVGGDWPVSLLAGNYSYTWKQYEETLNDILNKEEQQMIYLNNPNSFYNLKIINV from the coding sequence ATGAACATTATCGACACACATATTCATATTTGGGATTTACAAAAAGCAGAATATAAATGGCTGAAGGGAGATGCTTCAATTCTGAATCAAACTTATTCACTGGAACAATTAGAAATTGAAAGATTCAAAACTAATGTGAAATATGGGGTGTTAGTGCAAGCGGCAAATAATTTTGAGGATACAGATTGGATGTTGAAGGTTGCTGAAGATACCGATTGGATTAAAGGAGTTGTAGGGTGGCTTCCACTTGATAATCCAGAAAAATGCAGAAGATCCCTTGAAGATATCTATTTGCACAATTCTTTTTTTAAAGGTGTACGGCATCTTATTCATAATGAAAATGATCCCGAATGGTTACTTCAAAATAAAGTTATCGAGAGTTTGAAGATTCTTGCTAAGTATGGTTTACCCTTTGATATTGTGGGAGTAATTCCAAAGCATATTGAAGTGGCAATGAAAGTTAGCAAAAAAGTGCCCAAATTAAAAATGGTATTTGATCATTTAAATCAGCCTCCCATTCAAGATCAATTGAAATTCGGAGCGTGGGGAATACTAATGAAAGAGGCAGCTAAAAATCCTCAATTTCATATGAAAATTTCTGGTTTGGGTACTACTTCAGGTAAACTGAATACTTGGAGTAAAACAGATATTTCAGACTATATTGAATTCATTATTGACCACTTCAGTATTAATAGATGTATGGTGGGTGGAGACTGGCCAGTTTCATTACTAGCCGGAAACTATTCTTATACCTGGAAGCAATATGAAGAAACCCTAAATGATATTTTAAACAAAGAAGAACAGCAGATGATTTACCTTAATAATCCTAATTCTTTCTATAATTTAAAAATTATAAATGTATGA
- a CDS encoding CaiB/BaiF CoA transferase family protein: protein MKLLEGITVIDFSQFLSGPSASLRLSDFGARVIKIEKKGSGDICRQLYVSEIKIANESTLFHTINRNKESFAADLKDEKDKNRVSKLIKNADVLMHNFRPGVMERLGFSYEKVQQINSKIIYASISGYGDEGEWKKLPGQDLLLQSLTGLPYLNGESTKLPTPMGISVVDILAGTHLAQGILAALVKLDNTGNGSLVQVSMLESALDFQFEVFTTFLNDGEELPERSEKNHAHSYVGAPYGVYKTKNGYLALAMGSIPKLAELLDCIELGKFSDSKQWFIKRDVIKAVLANHLKINTTQHWLNILEPADVWCAKVFSMEELRQEEGYKLLDMEMSVKTSKGETIRTTRCPIKINGKKLNSEVGAPFLGEHNDSIAREFNL from the coding sequence ATGAAGTTACTGGAAGGAATAACAGTTATAGATTTCTCGCAGTTTCTTTCGGGACCTTCTGCTAGTCTACGTTTATCCGATTTTGGTGCGCGTGTCATTAAAATTGAGAAAAAAGGTTCAGGTGATATTTGTAGACAACTTTATGTTTCAGAAATTAAAATAGCTAATGAATCTACTTTATTTCACACTATAAATAGAAATAAAGAAAGTTTTGCTGCAGACTTAAAAGATGAGAAGGATAAAAATAGGGTTTCAAAATTAATCAAAAATGCAGATGTGCTTATGCACAATTTTAGGCCTGGAGTTATGGAAAGACTAGGATTTTCTTACGAAAAGGTACAGCAAATTAATTCAAAGATCATATATGCTTCCATTAGTGGTTATGGCGATGAAGGAGAATGGAAAAAATTACCTGGTCAGGATCTGCTTTTACAATCACTTACCGGTTTACCATATTTAAATGGGGAAAGCACAAAATTGCCTACACCTATGGGAATAAGCGTAGTTGATATTCTTGCTGGAACACATCTGGCTCAGGGTATTCTCGCAGCATTGGTAAAACTGGATAACACTGGAAACGGAAGTCTTGTTCAGGTTAGTATGCTAGAATCTGCACTGGACTTCCAATTTGAAGTCTTTACCACTTTCCTTAATGATGGTGAGGAGCTACCAGAAAGAAGTGAAAAAAATCATGCGCATTCCTATGTTGGAGCGCCTTACGGAGTGTATAAAACCAAGAATGGATATTTAGCGCTTGCTATGGGTAGTATTCCAAAACTGGCTGAGCTCTTAGACTGTATAGAGCTGGGGAAATTCAGTGATTCTAAACAGTGGTTTATAAAGCGAGATGTGATAAAAGCGGTTCTAGCGAATCATCTAAAAATTAATACTACTCAACATTGGCTAAATATTCTGGAACCAGCAGATGTCTGGTGTGCAAAGGTGTTTAGTATGGAAGAATTGAGGCAGGAAGAAGGTTATAAATTATTGGATATGGAAATGAGTGTGAAGACCAGTAAAGGCGAGACTATAAGAACAACACGCTGCCCCATTAAAATTAATGGTAAAAAACTAAATTCTGAAGTTGGCGCACCATTTCTTGGAGAGCACAATGATTCAATTGCCAGAGAATTTAATCTATAG
- a CDS encoding CaiB/BaiF CoA transferase family protein, whose amino-acid sequence MKNKTNNKPLKGILVLEFCQYLAGPSAGLRLADLGARVIKIENPGKGDLCRILPIKDQWVKNNSLLFHTINRNKESYTANLKSVEELDNIRKLIEEADVIIHNFRPGVMKKLGLDFDQAKECNPELVYAEISGYGKVGPWGKKPGQDLLVQAMSGLMYASGDRDDAPTPFGLAIGDILCGAQVVQAILAALVYKNRKKKAIKIEVSLLESLIDFQFEIFTTYFASGKLPKRSLVNNAHALLGAPYGIYKTKDGYIALAMIPLQDLKEIIQSDLLNEYDQSMVFSKRDEIKSILVDLIKENSSKFWIEKLLAKGLWATSLKNWKELKNSQSYEFLKLEQEIQISINQSFKTNRCPIRINGEIMWGSVPAPDLGADNEVIKKEFNLNPEHS is encoded by the coding sequence ATGAAAAATAAAACCAATAATAAACCTTTAAAGGGAATTTTGGTACTGGAGTTTTGCCAGTATCTTGCGGGGCCTTCAGCTGGTCTCCGGCTTGCTGATCTTGGAGCAAGAGTGATTAAAATAGAAAATCCCGGCAAAGGTGATTTATGCCGAATTTTACCAATTAAAGATCAATGGGTTAAAAATAATTCTTTGCTTTTTCACACTATAAACAGAAATAAGGAAAGCTACACTGCAAATTTAAAATCGGTAGAAGAATTAGATAATATTAGAAAATTGATAGAAGAAGCTGATGTTATAATCCATAATTTTCGACCAGGAGTAATGAAAAAGTTGGGTTTAGACTTTGACCAAGCTAAAGAATGTAATCCTGAATTGGTTTATGCGGAAATAAGCGGTTATGGAAAAGTTGGTCCTTGGGGAAAAAAACCCGGACAGGATTTATTGGTACAGGCTATGAGTGGACTTATGTACGCTAGCGGAGATAGAGATGATGCTCCGACACCTTTTGGACTGGCGATAGGCGACATTTTATGCGGAGCGCAAGTTGTTCAGGCTATACTTGCTGCTTTGGTTTATAAAAATCGAAAGAAAAAAGCGATTAAAATAGAAGTGAGTTTGCTGGAGTCCCTTATCGATTTTCAATTTGAAATTTTCACCACTTACTTTGCCAGTGGTAAGCTTCCTAAAAGATCTTTGGTGAACAATGCACATGCTTTACTTGGAGCGCCTTATGGAATATACAAAACCAAAGATGGGTATATTGCTCTTGCAATGATTCCGTTGCAGGATTTAAAAGAAATTATCCAGTCTGATCTGCTGAATGAATACGATCAATCTATGGTTTTTTCAAAACGAGATGAGATCAAATCAATTCTTGTCGATTTGATTAAAGAGAACTCTTCAAAATTTTGGATAGAAAAATTACTAGCTAAAGGTCTTTGGGCCACATCTCTCAAAAATTGGAAAGAGCTTAAAAATTCTCAATCCTATGAATTTTTAAAACTGGAACAAGAAATTCAAATTTCGATAAACCAAAGCTTTAAGACTAATCGATGCCCAATTCGAATAAATGGTGAGATTATGTGGGGATCTGTTCCCGCGCCAGATTTAGGTGCAGATAATGAAGTTATTAAAAAAGAATTCAATTTAAATCCGGAGCATTCATGA
- a CDS encoding ABC transporter substrate-binding protein: MADSPKILKGITWGHTRGLVPLQACAQRFREMYPDVHIEWRQRTLQEFADYPIEELTKSYDLLVIDHPWVGCAAKTHCVLPLEEHLPEEFIKNQQENQVGGSHDSYNFGGHQWALAIDAAAPVPSFRTDLLHKNDAEIPKTWEQVLDLARKGKVAAPAIPIDLLMNFYMFCQAHGEMPFQSEELIVREKSAFLVMERMKEFYSLLDGKMFQANPIKVAEMMTSGNDFWYCPFAYGYANYTHRGYAKYQLHYGDLVSFNGKKLRSTLGGTGLSVSEFSEHKKEALKFAQMVASERYQSTEFVLHGGQPGHRKAWLDETNNSISNNCFQDSLKSLDNSYLRPRYNGYLHFQDHAGDPLQQFLKGEKKMKDAFIEMNSIYEESLKMKNEK, encoded by the coding sequence ATGGCTGATTCTCCAAAAATATTGAAAGGAATAACCTGGGGACATACACGCGGACTTGTTCCTTTACAGGCATGTGCGCAACGCTTCAGAGAAATGTATCCCGATGTTCATATTGAATGGAGGCAACGTACATTGCAGGAATTTGCCGATTATCCAATTGAAGAGCTTACAAAAAGTTACGATCTTTTGGTTATTGATCATCCCTGGGTAGGATGTGCTGCGAAAACACATTGTGTATTACCGCTTGAAGAACACTTACCAGAAGAATTTATTAAGAATCAGCAGGAAAACCAAGTTGGAGGATCTCATGACAGCTATAATTTTGGAGGACATCAGTGGGCACTGGCAATTGATGCTGCTGCTCCGGTACCAAGTTTCAGAACTGATTTACTTCATAAAAATGATGCCGAAATTCCTAAAACCTGGGAGCAGGTTTTGGATCTGGCTAGAAAAGGGAAAGTTGCCGCCCCCGCTATTCCAATTGATCTATTGATGAATTTCTACATGTTTTGCCAGGCTCACGGTGAGATGCCATTTCAATCTGAAGAATTAATTGTTCGCGAAAAATCAGCTTTCCTTGTAATGGAAAGAATGAAAGAGTTTTACAGTTTGCTTGATGGCAAAATGTTTCAGGCAAATCCCATTAAGGTTGCAGAGATGATGACTTCCGGAAATGATTTCTGGTATTGCCCTTTTGCTTATGGATATGCAAATTACACACACAGGGGTTATGCGAAATATCAGCTACATTACGGTGACCTTGTAAGCTTTAATGGAAAAAAATTAAGAAGTACATTAGGAGGAACCGGTTTATCGGTTTCAGAATTCAGCGAGCATAAAAAGGAAGCTTTGAAATTTGCTCAAATGGTAGCCTCAGAAAGATACCAGTCAACTGAATTTGTATTACATGGAGGCCAGCCTGGTCATCGGAAAGCCTGGCTTGATGAAACCAATAATTCGATCAGTAATAACTGTTTTCAAGACTCCTTAAAGTCTCTGGATAATTCCTATTTGCGGCCAAGATATAACGGGTATCTACATTTTCAGGATCATGCTGGTGATCCCTTACAGCAATTTTTGAAAGGAGAGAAAAAAATGAAGGATGCCTTTATTGAAATGAATAGTATTTATGAGGAAAGCCTGAAAATGAAAAATGAAAAATAA
- a CDS encoding MaoC/PaaZ C-terminal domain-containing protein: protein MFIQKYYQEFEIGEERTTIGRTITETDIVMHAGQTGDFFPHHMDKEWCKTQTFKKRIAHGTLIFSVAIGMAANVINEVAMTYGYERLRFTHPVFIGDTIRVKISISNKKDHKKPQYGIVTEKVEVFNQYDELVMFCEHLLLTEKKEG, encoded by the coding sequence ATGTTTATACAGAAATATTACCAAGAATTTGAAATCGGTGAAGAGCGAACAACGATTGGTCGCACCATAACCGAAACCGATATTGTGATGCATGCTGGACAAACAGGTGATTTTTTCCCGCATCATATGGATAAAGAATGGTGTAAAACACAAACTTTCAAAAAGCGAATCGCACACGGTACCTTGATCTTCTCAGTAGCTATCGGCATGGCGGCCAATGTGATTAATGAAGTTGCAATGACCTATGGTTATGAAAGGCTCCGGTTTACCCATCCTGTCTTTATAGGGGATACTATCCGTGTAAAAATTAGTATTTCTAATAAAAAAGATCATAAAAAACCACAATATGGTATTGTGACTGAGAAAGTAGAGGTTTTTAATCAGTACGATGAGCTAGTGATGTTTTGTGAACACTTATTGTTAACCGAAAAGAAAGAAGGCTAA